In the genome of Halosolutus amylolyticus, the window GTCGGCCAGCCGATCGACGAACGCCTCCTCGTCCAGCGCGAGGACGTCGATCCCGGTCCGGGCCTCGCCGATCGTGGTAGTGATCGGCTCCCCCGGCTGGCCGTGTCCGAACCGGCCGTCGCTCGTGACCGTGACGTGGCCCGGCAGGACGGCGACGGAGTCGGGTTCGGCGAGGATCGTCCGGTGGAGCGTCTCGTAGAGCATTCGCGCCCCTTGCTCTCCCTCGTCCTCGCTGAACTCGAGTTCCGTCCGTCCCGTCGAATCGACGTGCAGCGTGTCGGCGGTCAACAGCGCCGCGTCGTCGACGAGCAGGGTGATCATCTCGGTCGTGTGGCCCGGGGCCGCGATCGCCTTGACCTCACGGTTCCCGACCGCGATGACCTCGTTCCGCTCGAGCGGCCGGTACTCGAATTCGACCCCGCGCTCCTCGGCCCGATCGCCCAGGTAGTAGGGAACGGCGAGTTCGGCGGCCAGTTCGCGACCGCCGGAGACGTGATCGGCGTGGACGTGCGTGTCGACGACGCCGACGATCGTGAGCCCCTGCTCCGCGGCCGCCGCCGTGAACTCGTCGGTGTCGGCCGTCGGGTCGACGACGATCGCGTCACCGGTTTCGGCACAGCCGACGAGGTAGCTCAGACAGCCCTTCGCGCGACGCTGGAGTTGAACTACCGTCAGGTCGTCCGCGACGTCGAGGGCGACCCGATCGTAGACGCCGCTCCAGCCTTTCATCCCGCCGTCGACGGCATTAACCTCGAACTCGTCGGTCGCCGAGTCGAGCTGGGTCGCGAGGTTCCCCGACGAGAGCCCCTTCGCACAGATGGTGATCACCCGATCGGTGTCACCGACCAGATCCTCCAGGTCCTCGAGGCGACCGTCGACATCCTCCTCGGGACCGAACGGGAAGTGAACCGCGTCGGTGACGTGCCAGGACTCGTAGCTGTCCTCGGGCCGCGTGTCGACGAGGACGAAGTCGGCGTCCTCGTCCTGCAGTTCCACCAGCCGATCGGGCGAGAGCGTGGTGACCATGCCGATCGGTACGACGCCTTGTTACGTAATACCACAGCTGGGTACGGACCGGTTGGAGGACCACGATCCCGTCCGCTGTTGGAGGACCGCAATCCCGTCGCGCCGCCGTCACGGATCAGTCGGCCCCCACTCAGCGGACGGTCTCGAAGCCGGGACGGTCACTCCGAGATGACAATCACAGCAGTAGCAGCGCGGAAGCCCACGGCTTTCGCCGTGGGAGGAAGCGCGTACGCTCCGTGCAACAAACTACCGACGATGGCACGGCTGACTCCCGAACATAGTCAAAATTATTAATAAAGTAAAGCACGTTAATGTGACGTGTATGGCGTGGGAGGTCATACGCACCGTCCGAGTTCGACTCGACGTACCTGACGACCGCAAGAGTGACCTCCACGCTACCAACACCCTCTTCCAATATTGCGCGAACCGCGCTAGTGAATGGGCGTGGCGCTACCCCGACGAGGACTGCGTGACCAGCAAAAGCGCCGCTGAAGAAGCGTTGTACGACGACCTCCGCAAGGAAACTGACGGACTCCACGCGAATCTCGTCCAGAAAGCCATCAAACGCGCTATCAAGGACATCGACAACTGTGTCGATGACCTTGCCAACAGCGAGAATACGAGTCGTCCTGAGTACAACACGTTCAGCATCGTCTACGACAAGCGGGCCGCCACGTACCACCGCGACAAAGTGAGTCTCGCCACCGTGAACGGTCGCGTCGAGTGCGAGTACGACCTGCCTGACGACCCTGAAGGAACGCCACACGGCGAGTACCTACTGAACGACGACTACGAGTTTTCGACCAGCACTGTCCACTACGACAGCGAAGCAGATGAATTCTACCTGCACGCGGTGATGGAGCGGGAACTCGACGTTGCTAGTCCTGAGAAAGCCGAGAATTCGAACGTCCTTGGCGTGGACTGCAACGTCAACGACCACATCGCCGTCACCAGCACGGGCAAGTTCATCGGCAACGCCGACTATCTTAACCACCAGCGCCACGAATTCGAGAAACGCCGCGCCAGCCTCCAACAAACAGGCACACGGCGTGCCCACTTGACCTACCAACGCATCGGAGACAGGTTCGGTCGCTGGAGTGAAGACTACCTTCACCAGTGTTCCAAGGCCATCGTCGAGGAGGCTCGCCGCCACGAGTGTACGCACATTGCGTTCGAAAACTTGGAACGGATTCGAGCGCGTATCAGCGACGGGAAGAAGTTCCAACAGTGGGCATTCAACGCCCTCCAAACGATGGTCGAGTATAA includes:
- a CDS encoding MBL fold metallo-hydrolase, producing MVTTLSPDRLVELQDEDADFVLVDTRPEDSYESWHVTDAVHFPFGPEEDVDGRLEDLEDLVGDTDRVITICAKGLSSGNLATQLDSATDEFEVNAVDGGMKGWSGVYDRVALDVADDLTVVQLQRRAKGCLSYLVGCAETGDAIVVDPTADTDEFTAAAAEQGLTIVGVVDTHVHADHVSGGRELAAELAVPYYLGDRAEERGVEFEYRPLERNEVIAVGNREVKAIAAPGHTTEMITLLVDDAALLTADTLHVDSTGRTELEFSEDEGEQGARMLYETLHRTILAEPDSVAVLPGHVTVTSDGRFGHGQPGEPITTTIGEARTGIDVLALDEEAFVDRLADAGEKPANFEEIIDLNRGATAEPPEERTELELGPNNCSA
- a CDS encoding RNA-guided endonuclease InsQ/TnpB family protein; the encoded protein is MAWEVIRTVRVRLDVPDDRKSDLHATNTLFQYCANRASEWAWRYPDEDCVTSKSAAEEALYDDLRKETDGLHANLVQKAIKRAIKDIDNCVDDLANSENTSRPEYNTFSIVYDKRAATYHRDKVSLATVNGRVECEYDLPDDPEGTPHGEYLLNDDYEFSTSTVHYDSEADEFYLHAVMERELDVASPEKAENSNVLGVDCNVNDHIAVTSTGKFIGNADYLNHQRHEFEKRRASLQQTGTRRAHLTYQRIGDRFGRWSEDYLHQCSKAIVEEARRHECTHIAFENLERIRARISDGKKFQQWAFNALQTMVEYKAEEYGIVVDTVNPQYTSQQCSKCGCTLEENRDDQHFGCLDCSYTANADYNAAKNIARKLALKLQQGQKSPAGGAFCQYALKSGMMTVNDSSVSSDTYVSADRESTDKPTAEAVGS